One region of Streptomyces davaonensis JCM 4913 genomic DNA includes:
- a CDS encoding PPOX class F420-dependent oxidoreductase encodes MAPNIATNTAVSLDELLDFVRPRHRAILLTRRGDGSPQGSPLTCGVDDSGRIVVSTYPERAKTRNAKRDPRVSLIVLSDDWNGPWVQVDGVAEVVDSPESVEPLVEYYRNIAGEHPDWDEYRAAMVKQGKSIIRVTPERWGPVATGGFPARLASPGA; translated from the coding sequence ATGGCACCGAACATCGCTACGAACACCGCCGTTTCGCTGGACGAGTTGCTGGACTTCGTACGGCCGCGTCATCGCGCGATCCTGCTGACGCGGCGGGGTGACGGGAGCCCTCAGGGGTCGCCGTTGACGTGCGGAGTGGACGACTCGGGGCGGATCGTCGTCTCCACGTATCCCGAGCGGGCGAAGACGCGGAACGCGAAGCGGGATCCTCGGGTGAGTCTCATCGTGCTGAGCGATGACTGGAACGGGCCGTGGGTGCAGGTGGATGGGGTTGCGGAGGTTGTGGACTCGCCTGAGTCCGTAGAGCCCTTGGTGGAGTACTACCGGAATATCGCCGGGGAGCATCCGGACTGGGACGAGTATCGGGCGGCGATGGTGAAGCAGGGGAAGTCGATCATTCGGGTTACGCCGGAGCGGTGGGGTCCGGTGGCTACGGGGGGATTTCCGGCGCGGTTGGCTTCGCCGGGCGCCTAA
- a CDS encoding Dabb family protein yields MIRHLVLFKLNEGVERDDPRVLEGEKAFQSLPGTISEIRFWELGWNLSDRPIAYDYAINSGFDDVDALRRYVEHPEHQAGVTLWKEFATWVIADYEY; encoded by the coding sequence ATGATCCGCCACCTGGTCCTCTTCAAGCTCAACGAGGGTGTCGAGCGGGACGACCCGCGCGTCCTGGAGGGCGAGAAGGCCTTCCAGTCACTGCCGGGCACGATCTCCGAGATCCGCTTCTGGGAGCTCGGCTGGAACCTCAGCGACCGTCCCATCGCCTACGACTACGCGATCAACTCCGGCTTCGACGACGTCGACGCGCTGCGCCGGTACGTGGAGCACCCCGAGCACCAGGCGGGCGTGACCCTCTGGAAGGAGTTCGCGACCTGGGTGATCGCGGACTACGAGTACTAG
- a CDS encoding RNA polymerase sigma factor SigF, with amino-acid sequence MSAEQGSSKVLTLTKSEAAPALDDDVTALAEAAPAPALPASGAIDTRTLSRSLFLRLAALDENSPERAYVRDTLIELNLPLVRYAAARFRSRNEPMEDIVQVGTIGLIKAIDRFDCERGVEFPTFAMPTVVGEIKRFFRDTSWSVRVPRRLQELRLALTKASDELSQKLDRSPTVTELAAVLGVSEEDVVDGLAVGNAYTASSLDSPAPEDDGGEGSLADRLGYEDSALEGVEYRESLKPLLAKLPPRERRIIMLRFFANMTQSQIGEEVGISQMHVSRLLTRTLAQLREGLISD; translated from the coding sequence ATGTCCGCAGAACAGGGCAGCTCCAAGGTGCTCACGCTCACGAAGAGCGAGGCTGCGCCCGCGCTCGACGACGACGTAACGGCCCTTGCCGAAGCCGCGCCCGCCCCGGCCCTCCCGGCCTCCGGGGCGATCGACACCCGCACCCTGTCCCGCTCCCTGTTCCTGCGGCTCGCCGCGCTGGACGAGAACAGCCCCGAGCGCGCCTACGTCCGCGACACCCTGATCGAGCTGAACCTCCCGCTCGTCCGGTACGCCGCGGCCCGCTTCCGCTCCCGCAACGAGCCGATGGAGGACATCGTCCAGGTCGGCACCATCGGGCTGATCAAGGCGATCGACCGCTTCGACTGCGAACGGGGCGTGGAGTTCCCGACGTTCGCGATGCCGACGGTGGTCGGCGAGATCAAGCGGTTCTTCCGCGACACCTCGTGGTCGGTGCGGGTCCCGCGCCGCCTCCAGGAGCTGCGCCTGGCACTGACGAAGGCCAGCGACGAGCTCTCCCAGAAGCTGGACCGCTCGCCCACGGTCACCGAACTCGCCGCCGTACTGGGCGTGTCCGAGGAGGACGTGGTCGACGGCCTGGCGGTCGGCAACGCCTACACGGCCTCCTCGCTGGACTCCCCGGCCCCCGAGGACGACGGCGGCGAAGGCTCGCTGGCGGACCGGCTCGGCTACGAGGACAGCGCGCTGGAGGGCGTCGAGTACCGCGAGTCCCTCAAGCCGCTGCTGGCCAAGCTCCCGCCCCGTGAGCGGCGGATCATCATGCTGCGCTTCTTCGCCAACATGACCCAGTCCCAGATCGGCGAGGAGGTCGGCATCTCCCAGATGCACGTCTCCCGGCTGCTCACCCGGACCCTGGCCCAGCTCCGCGAGGGCCTCATCTCCGACTGA
- a CDS encoding glycosyltransferase family 39 protein, translated as MTITSTAVQKPITAAPDAGEPKQPVLRRLWRGRPEDPRWARPALLGLLLATAVLYLYNLSASGYANSFYSAAVQAGSESWKAFFFGSLDAANAITVDKPPASLWPMALSVKIFGLSSWAILVPEVLMGVGTVAVVYAAVRRRFSPAAGLISGAVLALTPVAALMFRFNNPDAMLALLMAVACYFVIRALEDGRTKWLLWAGAAIGFAFLAKTLQAFLILPPLALVHGVCAPVTVKKRIGQLAAGLAAIVASGGWWVAIVELWPASSRPYIGGSQNNSFLELTFGYNGLGRLNGEETGSVGGGGGGGGTGQWGETGWDRLFSSNIGGQISWLIPAALILLIAGLVATRKAERTSVTRGSFLVWGGALLITMLVFSYMQGIFHEYYTVALAPYIAPLIGMGAVMLWEQREKAWASLTLAGAMTATAGWGYVLLNRSSDYLPWLKWLVLVGGLVAALGLIFASRLGRQLALGVVGLGLVAALAGPTAYTLTTVSEGHSGSIVTAGPSVQGGRGGRPGGGGFPGGGDGMPGQQGGQQNGRQGGGMGQPPTGGNGGTGGFGGGMPGQQNQGQGQGQNQFPGQQNGEGGMPGGGGGGMGGLLSGASVSDEAKSLLTENAGDYTWSAAAIGAQNAASYQLSTGEPVMAIGGFNGTDPSPTLAQFKEYVADGKIHYFISSGSGGGMGGGDSGTSSRITEWVEANFKEVTVGSATFYDLTQEASS; from the coding sequence ATGACCATCACCAGTACGGCCGTACAGAAGCCGATCACGGCCGCTCCTGACGCCGGTGAGCCGAAGCAACCGGTCCTGCGCAGACTGTGGCGCGGCCGCCCCGAGGACCCGCGCTGGGCGCGCCCGGCCCTCCTCGGCCTGCTGCTCGCCACCGCCGTCCTCTACCTCTACAACCTCAGCGCCTCGGGTTACGCCAACTCCTTCTACTCCGCGGCCGTGCAGGCGGGCAGCGAGTCCTGGAAGGCCTTCTTCTTCGGCTCGCTGGACGCGGCGAACGCCATCACCGTCGACAAGCCCCCGGCCTCGCTGTGGCCGATGGCCCTGTCCGTGAAGATCTTCGGCCTGAGCTCCTGGGCGATCCTCGTCCCCGAGGTCCTCATGGGCGTCGGCACGGTCGCCGTCGTGTACGCGGCGGTCCGCCGCCGGTTCAGCCCGGCCGCCGGTCTGATCTCGGGCGCGGTACTCGCGCTCACCCCGGTCGCGGCGCTGATGTTCCGGTTCAACAACCCGGACGCGATGCTGGCCCTGCTGATGGCGGTGGCCTGCTACTTCGTCATCCGCGCCCTGGAGGACGGCCGCACGAAGTGGCTGCTGTGGGCCGGCGCCGCCATCGGCTTCGCCTTCCTCGCCAAGACCCTCCAGGCCTTCCTCATCCTCCCGCCGCTCGCCCTCGTCCACGGCGTCTGCGCCCCGGTCACGGTGAAGAAGCGGATCGGACAACTGGCCGCGGGCCTCGCGGCGATCGTCGCCTCCGGCGGTTGGTGGGTCGCGATCGTCGAGCTGTGGCCGGCGTCGTCCCGCCCGTACATCGGCGGTTCGCAGAACAATTCCTTCCTTGAGCTGACCTTCGGCTACAACGGCCTCGGCCGGCTCAACGGCGAGGAGACCGGCAGCGTCGGCGGCGGTGGCGGCGGGGGCGGCACCGGACAGTGGGGCGAGACCGGCTGGGACCGGCTGTTCTCGTCCAACATCGGCGGCCAGATCTCCTGGCTGATCCCGGCCGCGCTGATCCTGCTGATCGCGGGCCTGGTGGCGACGCGCAAGGCCGAGCGCACGTCCGTGACCCGCGGTTCGTTCCTGGTCTGGGGCGGCGCACTGCTGATCACCATGCTGGTCTTCAGCTACATGCAGGGCATCTTCCACGAGTACTACACGGTCGCCCTCGCCCCCTACATCGCCCCGCTGATCGGCATGGGCGCGGTGATGCTGTGGGAGCAGCGGGAGAAGGCGTGGGCGTCGCTGACCCTCGCGGGCGCGATGACGGCCACCGCGGGCTGGGGGTACGTCCTGCTCAACCGGTCCTCCGACTACCTGCCCTGGCTGAAGTGGCTGGTGCTGGTGGGCGGTCTGGTCGCGGCCCTTGGACTGATCTTCGCCAGCAGGCTCGGGCGTCAACTGGCCTTGGGTGTCGTCGGTTTGGGGCTCGTGGCAGCGCTGGCCGGGCCTACGGCGTACACGCTGACGACGGTGAGCGAAGGGCACAGCGGGTCGATCGTGACGGCCGGGCCGTCGGTGCAGGGCGGTCGGGGCGGCCGTCCTGGTGGTGGCGGCTTCCCCGGTGGGGGCGACGGGATGCCTGGCCAGCAGGGCGGTCAGCAGAATGGCCGGCAGGGCGGCGGCATGGGCCAGCCCCCGACCGGCGGGAACGGCGGTACCGGCGGCTTCGGCGGAGGCATGCCGGGCCAGCAGAACCAGGGGCAGGGCCAGGGCCAGAACCAGTTCCCGGGTCAGCAGAACGGTGAAGGCGGCATGCCCGGTGGCGGCGGTGGTGGCATGGGCGGTCTGCTCAGCGGCGCCTCGGTCTCCGACGAGGCCAAGTCCCTCCTGACGGAGAACGCCGGGGACTACACCTGGTCGGCCGCGGCCATCGGCGCCCAGAACGCCGCGAGCTACCAGCTCTCCACCGGCGAACCCGTGATGGCGATCGGCGGCTTCAACGGCACCGACCCGTCCCCGACTCTGGCCCAGTTCAAGGAGTACGTGGCGGACGGCAAGATCCACTACTTCATCTCCAGCGGCTCCGGCGGCGGCATGGGCGGCGGCGACAGCGGTACGTCCTCCCGGATCACGGAGTGGGTCGAGGCCAACTTCAAGGAGGTGACGGTCGGTTCGGCCACGTTCTACGACCTGACGCAGGAGGCGAGCAGCTAG
- a CDS encoding TetR/AcrR family transcriptional regulator — protein sequence MAKAAERPASVWLEDKSRRSGKGGGGQPTGLDRGRITEVTVRLLDAEGLAKFSMRRLAAELKVTAMSVYWYVDTKDDLLELALDAVYGEVRLPDPDTDEDWRDQLRTLAGEYRALLVRHPWLSPLAGTYLNIGPNSLAFSRVVQRVIRKTGLPAEGVTGAISAVFQFVYGYGTIEGLFFTRVHSAGMTPDAYFEHAMTTVQEVPATAGIIEEAKDIMEARGGDTVEEMLERDFVFALDLLVAGIEAMVERT from the coding sequence ATGGCGAAAGCGGCCGAGCGGCCGGCCAGCGTTTGGCTGGAGGACAAGTCGCGCCGGAGCGGGAAGGGCGGCGGTGGCCAGCCCACCGGGCTCGACCGGGGGCGGATCACCGAGGTGACCGTGCGACTGCTGGACGCGGAGGGGCTCGCCAAGTTCTCCATGCGGCGCCTGGCGGCCGAGCTGAAGGTGACGGCGATGTCCGTCTACTGGTACGTCGACACCAAGGACGACCTGCTCGAACTGGCCCTGGACGCCGTCTACGGCGAGGTCCGCCTCCCTGACCCGGACACGGACGAGGACTGGCGCGACCAACTGCGCACGCTGGCAGGCGAGTACCGCGCCCTACTGGTCCGCCACCCCTGGCTGTCCCCGCTGGCCGGCACCTACCTCAACATCGGCCCCAACTCCCTGGCCTTCTCCCGAGTCGTCCAACGAGTAATCCGCAAAACGGGCCTACCTGCCGAGGGCGTGACAGGCGCGATTTCGGCCGTTTTCCAGTTCGTGTACGGCTACGGCACGATCGAGGGCCTCTTCTTCACCCGCGTCCACAGCGCGGGCATGACCCCCGACGCCTACTTCGAACACGCCATGACGACGGTCCAGGAGGTCCCGGCCACCGCCGGAATCATCGAGGAGGCAAAGGACATCATGGAGGCCCGAGGCGGCGACACGGTCGAGGAAATGCTGGAACGGGACTTCGTCTTCGCCCTGGACCTACTGGTAGCAGGCATCGAGGCCATGGTGGAACGTACCTAG
- a CDS encoding MFS transporter: protein MATTTPAGVRAHAKHGGGSGEAPMTHRQIMEALSGLLLGMFAAILSSTIVSNALPEIIQDLGGGQSAYTWVVTAALLAMTASTPLWGKLADLVSKKALVQIALVIYIVGSVIAGLAQNSGMLIGARVIQGLGAGGLTALAQIIMAAMISPRERGRYSGYLGATFAVATVGGPLVGGVITDTEWLGWRWCLYVGIPFALIALFVLQKTLHLPESKRKVKVDWAGAFVITAAVSLLLIWVTFADDKYNWLSWQTYSMVGGALALTLLFLLIETKAAEPIIPLRLFRNRTITLASLASLLVGVAMFAGTVFFSQYFQLARDMSPTMSGVMTIPMIAGLFVSSTVSGAVITKTGKWKAWLVTGGVLVTAGLGLLGTMRYDTEYWHIAVFMAVMGLGIGMMMQNLVLSTQNQVAPHELGAASSVVTFFRSLGGAMGVSALGSVMTTRISHYATDTIGSLSPQEQAAAAKAVGSGEIPDMDALPTHIRTWLESAYGHGIADIFLYVAPIAFLAFLVTLFIKEVPLRTSGALAQAAEASEPATPASVTPEVSVVEEEAPVVSESVPSGIPVRGFVRGAESAPVPRAAVTLISLTGRQLGRSVAQADGSYGVDAPGTGSYVLIASADGYQPQASTVVVGAEPLAYDLLLSGTSGLSGVVRAAEGALPVKDAMVIVTDVRGDLLATAATGEQGEFALADLVPGTVTVAVNADGFRPRAVPVEIGGTGVTRVEVDLDSGAQLQGVVRAPHGPLADARVTLVDAAGNVVGTATTGSDGAYAFTDLDGGDYTVIATGYPPVASALALTGPGADGHDIELAHPGE from the coding sequence ATGGCAACGACCACACCAGCCGGTGTGCGGGCTCATGCCAAGCATGGAGGAGGCTCCGGCGAGGCTCCCATGACGCATCGGCAGATCATGGAGGCGCTCTCCGGGCTGCTGCTCGGCATGTTCGCCGCGATCCTGTCCTCCACCATCGTCTCCAACGCGCTGCCCGAGATCATCCAGGACCTCGGCGGCGGACAGAGCGCGTACACCTGGGTCGTGACCGCCGCGCTGCTGGCGATGACGGCGTCGACCCCGCTGTGGGGCAAGCTGGCCGACCTGGTCAGCAAGAAGGCCCTGGTCCAGATAGCCCTGGTCATCTACATCGTCGGCTCGGTCATCGCCGGGCTGGCCCAGAACTCCGGGATGCTGATCGGCGCCCGGGTGATCCAGGGGCTCGGCGCCGGTGGTCTGACCGCGCTCGCCCAGATCATCATGGCCGCGATGATCTCCCCCCGGGAGCGCGGCCGTTACTCCGGCTACCTCGGCGCGACCTTCGCCGTCGCGACCGTCGGCGGTCCGCTCGTCGGCGGAGTCATCACCGACACCGAGTGGCTGGGCTGGCGCTGGTGCCTGTACGTGGGGATCCCCTTCGCGCTGATCGCCCTGTTCGTGCTCCAGAAGACGCTGCACCTGCCGGAGAGCAAGCGCAAGGTCAAGGTCGACTGGGCCGGCGCCTTCGTCATCACCGCCGCCGTCAGCCTGCTGCTGATCTGGGTCACCTTCGCGGACGACAAGTACAACTGGCTGTCCTGGCAGACCTACTCGATGGTCGGCGGCGCGCTCGCGCTGACACTGCTCTTCCTCCTCATCGAGACCAAGGCCGCCGAGCCGATCATCCCGCTGCGCCTGTTCCGCAACCGCACCATCACGCTGGCCTCGCTGGCCTCCCTGCTCGTCGGTGTCGCGATGTTCGCGGGCACCGTCTTCTTCAGCCAGTACTTCCAGCTCGCGCGGGACATGTCCCCGACCATGTCGGGCGTCATGACCATCCCGATGATCGCCGGTCTGTTCGTCTCCTCCACCGTCTCCGGCGCGGTCATCACCAAGACCGGCAAGTGGAAGGCGTGGCTGGTCACGGGCGGTGTGCTGGTGACGGCGGGCCTCGGTCTGCTGGGCACCATGCGCTATGACACCGAGTACTGGCACATCGCCGTCTTCATGGCGGTCATGGGACTCGGCATCGGCATGATGATGCAGAACCTGGTGCTCTCCACCCAGAACCAGGTCGCCCCGCACGAACTCGGCGCCGCCAGCTCGGTGGTCACCTTCTTCCGGTCCCTCGGCGGCGCGATGGGCGTCTCGGCGCTCGGCTCCGTGATGACGACCCGGATCAGCCACTACGCCACCGACACCATCGGCTCGCTCAGCCCGCAGGAGCAGGCGGCCGCCGCCAAGGCCGTGGGCAGCGGTGAAATCCCCGACATGGACGCGCTGCCCACACACATCCGCACCTGGCTGGAGAGCGCCTACGGACACGGCATCGCCGACATCTTCCTGTACGTCGCCCCGATCGCCTTCCTCGCCTTCCTGGTGACCCTGTTCATCAAGGAGGTCCCGCTGCGGACGTCCGGCGCGCTGGCCCAGGCGGCGGAGGCGAGCGAGCCGGCGACTCCGGCCTCCGTGACTCCCGAGGTCTCTGTTGTCGAAGAGGAGGCACCCGTGGTGTCCGAGTCCGTGCCCAGCGGCATCCCCGTCCGCGGATTCGTCCGCGGCGCCGAGAGCGCGCCGGTCCCCCGGGCCGCGGTCACCCTGATCTCGCTCACCGGACGGCAGCTCGGCCGCTCGGTGGCCCAGGCGGACGGCTCCTACGGCGTCGACGCGCCCGGCACCGGCTCCTACGTGCTGATCGCCTCCGCCGACGGCTACCAGCCCCAGGCGTCCACCGTCGTCGTCGGCGCCGAGCCGCTCGCCTACGACCTCCTGCTCAGCGGCACCAGCGGGCTGAGCGGCGTGGTGCGGGCGGCCGAGGGCGCGCTGCCGGTGAAGGATGCGATGGTGATCGTCACCGACGTGCGCGGGGACCTGCTGGCCACCGCCGCCACCGGGGAGCAGGGCGAGTTCGCCCTCGCCGACCTGGTGCCGGGCACGGTGACCGTCGCGGTCAACGCCGACGGGTTCCGGCCGCGCGCCGTGCCCGTCGAGATCGGCGGCACCGGGGTCACCCGGGTCGAGGTCGACCTCGACTCCGGCGCCCAGCTCCAGGGCGTCGTACGGGCGCCGCACGGTCCGCTGGCCGATGCGCGGGTGACGCTCGTGGACGCGGCGGGCAACGTCGTCGGCACGGCGACCACCGGCTCGGACGGGGCGTACGCCTTCACCGACCTGGACGGCGGCGACTACACCGTCATCGCGACGGGCTACCCGCCGGTGGCGTCCGCGCTGGCCCTGACCGGCCCCGGCGCCGACGGCCACGACATCGAACTCGCCCACCCCGGCGAGTAG
- a CDS encoding MFS transporter yields MSTPQDLKGPQAPRSPQSSQGHPQRWLILGVLCLAVLTVVLDNTVLNVAIPSLTRELGASTSDIQWMINAYSLVQSGLLLTAGSAADRYGRKKLLAVGLALFGVGSLVAGLADSTGQLIAARAGMGVGGALLMTTVLAVAIQIFTPEEQPKAIGIWAAVNSLGFAAGPLLGGFMLDHFWWGAIFLINIPVAALAFVAVVVLVPESKNPRGDRPDLLGAVLSTIGMASLVYAIISGPEHGWTSGRVMVTAAVAIAVLAAFAYWESRIPYPMIDMHFFRNRQFTGAVSGGVLITFGMGGSLFLLTQHMQFVLGYEPLEAGLRTAPLALMIVALNFTGVAAKCAARLGTPLAIGLGMAVMAAGLASIAVVASGGYTGTLLGLVLIGTGAAVASPAMSHAIMSAIPPEKAGVGGGINGTVAEFGTGLGVAVLGALLNARFAAESLPGALAEAGSDAERERVTEVFSSGLEISLLVGALAVLLGGLVAGALLRRAERADSEVVSAQ; encoded by the coding sequence ATGTCCACCCCCCAAGACCTCAAGGGCCCCCAAGCCCCCCGAAGTCCCCAGAGTTCCCAAGGCCATCCCCAGCGCTGGCTGATCCTCGGTGTCCTCTGCCTCGCGGTGCTCACCGTGGTGCTCGACAACACCGTCCTCAACGTGGCCATCCCCTCCCTCACCCGCGAACTGGGCGCGAGCACCTCCGACATCCAGTGGATGATCAACGCCTACTCGCTCGTGCAGTCGGGCCTGCTGCTCACGGCGGGCAGCGCGGCCGATCGCTACGGCCGCAAGAAGCTGCTGGCCGTCGGCCTGGCACTGTTCGGTGTGGGCTCGCTCGTGGCGGGACTCGCCGACTCCACGGGCCAGTTGATCGCGGCCCGGGCCGGGATGGGCGTCGGCGGCGCGCTGCTGATGACCACCGTCCTGGCGGTGGCGATCCAGATCTTCACTCCGGAGGAGCAGCCGAAGGCCATCGGCATCTGGGCCGCGGTGAACTCCCTGGGCTTCGCGGCCGGACCGCTCCTGGGCGGCTTCATGCTGGACCACTTCTGGTGGGGCGCGATCTTCCTGATCAACATCCCGGTCGCGGCGCTCGCCTTCGTGGCCGTAGTGGTGCTCGTCCCGGAGTCCAAGAACCCCCGGGGCGACCGTCCCGATCTGCTGGGCGCCGTGCTCTCCACGATCGGCATGGCCTCTCTGGTGTACGCGATCATCTCCGGACCCGAACACGGCTGGACGTCGGGCCGGGTCATGGTCACGGCGGCCGTGGCGATCGCCGTGCTGGCCGCCTTCGCGTACTGGGAGAGCCGGATCCCGTACCCCATGATCGATATGCACTTCTTCCGGAACCGCCAGTTCACGGGCGCGGTCTCGGGCGGCGTCCTGATCACGTTCGGCATGGGCGGCTCGCTCTTCCTGCTCACCCAGCACATGCAGTTCGTGCTCGGCTACGAGCCCCTGGAGGCCGGTCTGCGGACGGCTCCGCTCGCCCTGATGATCGTGGCGCTGAACTTCACCGGTGTGGCGGCGAAATGCGCGGCCCGGCTGGGGACCCCGCTCGCCATCGGGCTCGGCATGGCGGTGATGGCGGCCGGTCTGGCATCCATCGCGGTGGTGGCGTCCGGCGGATACACCGGCACGCTGCTGGGTCTTGTGCTCATCGGTACCGGTGCGGCGGTGGCGAGTCCGGCGATGTCGCACGCCATCATGAGCGCGATACCGCCGGAGAAGGCGGGAGTCGGCGGCGGGATCAACGGGACGGTGGCGGAGTTCGGCACGGGGTTGGGGGTCGCCGTGCTCGGGGCGCTGCTCAACGCGCGTTTCGCGGCGGAGTCCCTGCCGGGGGCGTTGGCCGAGGCGGGGTCGGATGCGGAGCGGGAGCGGGTGACGGAGGTGTTTTCCTCCGGCCTTGAGATCAGTTTGTTGGTGGGGGCGCTGGCTGTCCTGCTCGGGGGGTTGGTTGCCGGGGCGTTGCTGCGCAGGGCGGAGAGGGCAGACTCGGAGGTGGTGAGCGCCCAGTAG
- a CDS encoding MarR family winged helix-turn-helix transcriptional regulator, with product MAEQALYEELVRQFSAFGAVKRELGRVMPADCPSGSAAVLTLLDRHGDMRMSKLAELLAVDMSVTSRHVAHVAERGWIDRSPDPADKRSRILRLTPAGRARLDELTRCTTRLLAERLSDWSDEDVARLTRLMARLRRCFDEQSPRTPAFTAQTTA from the coding sequence ATGGCCGAGCAGGCGCTCTACGAGGAGCTCGTCCGGCAGTTCAGCGCCTTCGGCGCCGTGAAGCGGGAGCTGGGGCGGGTCATGCCGGCCGACTGCCCGAGCGGATCCGCCGCCGTACTGACGCTGCTGGACCGCCACGGCGACATGCGCATGAGCAAGCTCGCCGAACTGCTCGCCGTGGACATGTCGGTCACCAGTCGCCATGTCGCCCACGTCGCCGAGCGCGGCTGGATCGACCGCTCTCCCGACCCCGCGGACAAGCGCAGCCGCATCCTGCGGCTCACGCCCGCGGGGCGAGCCCGGCTGGACGAGCTCACCAGGTGCACCACCCGGCTGCTCGCCGAGCGCCTGAGCGACTGGAGCGACGAGGACGTCGCCCGGCTCACCCGGCTCATGGCCCGGCTGAGGCGTTGCTTCGACGAACAGTCCCCCCGTACACCCGCGTTCACCGCGCAGACCACCGCATAA
- a CDS encoding YceI family protein, with amino-acid sequence MGLTARIRTRDGWAVSHAVVTVTDRTGTQVLRAAADAEGSVRDTAPLAPGSYTVIVTAVGYAPAAAGAIVTASGRAEVGTVTLARQGGTELPPPGPWTVDPAHSTVGAVAQHLGISSVRGRFTDFTAVVEVAPDDVAKSRVSAVIRAGSIDTGNAVRDEHLRSADFLDAERYPEITYRSTGLTVRADRWIVHGELALRGVVRPVDLDLAYLGTGSDPWGGTRAAFRATAELRREDFAMNYNQVVQAGIAAIGTTLKVELDVQAVQGESLPLG; translated from the coding sequence ATGGGACTGACCGCGAGGATCCGCACCCGGGACGGATGGGCCGTGTCGCACGCGGTCGTCACGGTGACGGACAGGACCGGCACGCAGGTGCTGCGCGCCGCCGCGGACGCGGAGGGTTCGGTACGGGACACCGCTCCCCTCGCGCCCGGTTCGTACACCGTCATCGTCACCGCCGTCGGCTATGCGCCCGCCGCGGCCGGCGCGATCGTCACGGCGAGCGGGCGGGCCGAGGTCGGCACGGTGACGCTGGCGCGGCAGGGCGGGACGGAGCTGCCGCCGCCGGGGCCGTGGACGGTCGACCCGGCGCACTCCACGGTGGGGGCGGTGGCCCAGCATCTGGGGATCTCCAGCGTGCGCGGGCGGTTCACCGACTTCACGGCGGTGGTCGAGGTCGCGCCGGACGACGTCGCGAAGTCGCGGGTGTCGGCGGTGATCCGGGCCGGGTCGATCGATACGGGGAATGCCGTGCGGGACGAGCATCTGCGGTCGGCGGATTTCTTGGATGCGGAGCGGTATCCGGAGATCACGTATCGCTCGACCGGGCTGACTGTGAGGGCGGATCGGTGGATCGTGCACGGTGAGCTGGCGTTGCGCGGTGTCGTACGGCCGGTTGATCTGGATCTCGCGTATCTGGGGACCGGTTCGGATCCTTGGGGTGGGACTCGGGCCGCGTTCCGGGCTACGGCGGAATTGCGGCGCGAGGACTTCGCCATGAACTACAACCAGGTCGTCCAGGCGGGGATCGCGGCCATTGGTACGACGTTGAAGGTGGAGCTGGATGTCCAGGCCGTGCAGGGGGAGTCGCTGCCCCTAGGCTGA
- a CDS encoding RNA polymerase sigma factor SigF — MDYEVELTVTASTAPPQEAAPEAAPETAPAAPRSRGADTRALTQVLFGQLKELRPGTPEHNRVRGALIEANLPLVRYAAARFRSRNEPMEDVIQVGTIGLINAIDRFDPDRGVQFPTFAMPTVVGEIKRYFRDNVRTVHVPRRLHELWVQVNSATEDLTTAFGRTPSTAEIAERLRISEEEVLSCIEAGRSYHATSLEAAQEGDGLPGLLDRLGYEDPALDGVEHRDLVRHLLVQLPEREQRILLLRYYSNLTQSQISAELGVSQMHVSRLLARSFQRLRSANRIDA; from the coding sequence ATGGATTACGAGGTGGAGTTGACCGTGACGGCCAGTACTGCGCCTCCCCAAGAAGCGGCCCCGGAAGCGGCGCCGGAGACAGCCCCGGCCGCCCCGCGCAGCCGCGGTGCCGACACCCGCGCACTCACCCAGGTCCTCTTCGGCCAGCTCAAGGAGCTCCGGCCGGGCACGCCGGAGCACAACCGGGTGCGCGGGGCGCTGATCGAGGCCAACCTCCCGCTCGTGCGCTACGCGGCCGCCCGCTTCCGCTCCCGCAACGAGCCGATGGAGGACGTGATCCAGGTCGGCACCATCGGTCTGATCAACGCCATCGACCGCTTCGACCCGGACCGGGGCGTGCAGTTCCCGACCTTCGCGATGCCCACGGTCGTGGGCGAGATCAAGCGGTACTTCCGGGACAACGTCCGCACGGTCCACGTACCGCGCCGGCTGCACGAGCTGTGGGTGCAGGTCAACAGCGCGACCGAGGACCTCACCACGGCGTTCGGACGCACCCCCTCCACCGCCGAGATCGCCGAGCGGCTGCGCATCAGCGAGGAGGAGGTGCTGTCCTGCATCGAGGCGGGACGGTCGTACCACGCCACCTCGCTGGAGGCCGCGCAGGAGGGCGACGGGCTGCCCGGACTGCTGGACCGGCTCGGCTACGAGGACCCCGCGCTGGACGGTGTGGAGCACCGCGATCTCGTCCGGCATCTGCTGGTCCAACTCCCCGAGCGGGAACAGCGGATTCTGCTGCTGCGGTACTACAGCAATCTCACCCAGTCGCAGATCAGTGCCGAACTCGGCGTCTCCCAGATGCATGTGTCGCGGCTACTCGCGCGTAGCTTCCAGCGGCTGCGGTCGGCGAATCGGATCGACGCCTGA